A genomic segment from Candidatus Limnocylindrales bacterium encodes:
- a CDS encoding MBL fold metallo-hydrolase, protein MTSFRLWILALAMCAAGCLSSPVSPEAAATDDGSDDPALLYAPHVRDGRFFNPWHPFTPSFLKMVRFGLTRNPFDTSAAPVLPVVANDGSDLSEPLPSPRITWIGHATMAIHDGSDVVVTDPNFATRMFVVGRRTPPGLPLESIPADAMGVISHAHNDHLDADSIEALPATMHWFVPLGLAAWFRDRGRNDVVELDWWQSATRGRWTVTCLPAQHWSRRIELATNSTLWCSWLIDSGTARYFFAGDTGYFQGFREYGKKLAPIDVALLPIGAYEPRWFMREQHINPAEAYRAFRELGARYLIPMHWGTFKLSFEPLDLPPKELLAAADAAGGDRDRVKVLGIGGSFDVPPRP, encoded by the coding sequence GTGACCAGCTTCCGGTTGTGGATCCTCGCGCTGGCCATGTGTGCCGCGGGCTGCCTGTCGTCGCCGGTCAGTCCCGAAGCTGCAGCAACCGACGACGGCAGCGACGATCCGGCTCTGCTTTATGCTCCGCACGTTCGCGACGGGCGCTTTTTCAACCCGTGGCATCCATTCACGCCGAGCTTCCTCAAGATGGTGCGGTTCGGGCTGACGCGGAATCCGTTCGATACCAGCGCCGCCCCGGTCCTTCCCGTGGTCGCCAACGACGGAAGCGATCTTTCGGAGCCGTTGCCGTCGCCGCGCATCACGTGGATCGGCCATGCGACCATGGCCATTCACGACGGCAGCGACGTGGTCGTGACCGATCCCAACTTCGCGACGCGCATGTTCGTCGTCGGCCGCCGCACGCCGCCGGGGCTCCCGCTGGAGTCGATTCCGGCGGACGCGATGGGCGTGATTTCTCATGCACACAACGATCACCTCGATGCCGACAGCATCGAAGCCCTGCCGGCAACCATGCACTGGTTCGTTCCGCTCGGTCTCGCGGCATGGTTTCGCGACCGCGGGCGCAACGACGTCGTCGAGCTCGACTGGTGGCAGAGCGCGACGCGCGGCCGATGGACGGTGACGTGTCTGCCGGCGCAGCACTGGTCGCGGCGCATCGAGCTCGCCACCAACAGCACGCTGTGGTGCTCGTGGCTCATCGACTCCGGGACGGCGCGCTACTTCTTCGCCGGCGACACCGGATACTTCCAGGGATTCCGCGAGTATGGGAAGAAGCTGGCGCCCATCGATGTCGCGCTGCTTCCGATCGGCGCGTACGAGCCGCGCTGGTTCATGCGCGAGCAGCACATCAATCCCGCCGAAGCATACCGGGCTTTTCGCGAGCTCGGCGCGCGCTATCTGATCCCGATGCACTGGGGCACGTTCAAGCTGTCGTTCGAGCCGCTCGATCTTCCGCCGAAAGAGCTGCTCGCCGCAGCGGACGCGGCCGGCGGGGATCGCGACCGCGTGAAGGTCCTCGGCATCGGCGGCAGCTTCGACGTGCCGCCGCGACCGTGA
- a CDS encoding extracellular solute-binding protein, producing the protein MPVARQNSRARSAVPGWIGAAALVTLLASCSSPRASSEVVFWAMGSEAEVADSVLDGFRRTHPQIPVRVQRVPWSAAHEKLLTAYVAGSMPDVFQLGNTWIAELAALGALERLDDRVAGSGASGESGEFREPGKSDNSDKMTREDFFPGALEPNLIDGELVSLPWYVDTRILFYRSDLLAAAGIAGAPRTWQQWRAAMQKVRASGKRYGVFLPIDEWQTPVLLALGAGASLLRDNDGRGNFQSDEVRRAFGFYASLFADDLAPRGSDAQLANLYREFAAGYFAFLVTGPWNLGEMKHRLPPELDGSWTTAPVPAPDDEDSAGSRTPGPSQVPEAGGTGASIAGGASLAVSSSSPRKDAAWQLVEYLVSPAVQAAFRERTGDLPSRRSAWDVHGQNDDDGDERVRAFRTQLDHLAATPRVPEWERIAARITLHLERVVRGDTDLDHGLADLDRDVDAILAKRRSLAGAAARRRGDGA; encoded by the coding sequence GTGCCGGTCGCCAGGCAGAATTCTCGTGCTCGATCGGCCGTTCCAGGATGGATCGGCGCCGCTGCGCTCGTCACGCTGCTCGCGTCGTGCAGCAGCCCGCGGGCCAGCTCGGAGGTTGTCTTCTGGGCGATGGGCAGCGAAGCCGAAGTCGCCGACTCGGTGCTCGACGGATTTCGCCGCACGCATCCGCAGATTCCGGTGCGGGTGCAGAGAGTGCCGTGGAGCGCCGCGCACGAAAAGCTGCTGACGGCCTATGTTGCCGGCTCGATGCCGGATGTCTTCCAGCTCGGCAATACATGGATCGCCGAGCTGGCCGCGCTCGGTGCGCTCGAGCGGCTCGATGATCGCGTCGCCGGCTCCGGCGCATCGGGCGAGTCCGGCGAATTCCGGGAGCCCGGCAAGTCCGACAATTCCGACAAGATGACCCGCGAGGATTTTTTCCCGGGTGCGCTCGAACCGAACCTCATCGACGGCGAGCTCGTCAGCTTGCCGTGGTACGTCGACACGCGGATCCTTTTTTATCGAAGCGATCTGCTGGCTGCGGCCGGTATCGCCGGTGCGCCTCGCACGTGGCAACAGTGGCGAGCGGCGATGCAGAAGGTGCGCGCGTCCGGCAAGCGCTACGGCGTGTTCCTTCCGATCGACGAATGGCAGACGCCGGTACTGCTCGCGCTCGGCGCCGGCGCGTCCTTGCTGCGCGACAACGACGGCCGCGGAAATTTCCAGAGCGACGAGGTCCGCCGCGCGTTCGGCTTCTACGCGAGCCTGTTTGCTGACGATCTCGCTCCGCGCGGATCGGACGCGCAGCTCGCGAACCTCTACCGCGAGTTTGCGGCCGGCTATTTTGCCTTCCTCGTCACCGGCCCGTGGAACCTGGGCGAGATGAAGCACCGGCTTCCGCCCGAGCTCGACGGCTCGTGGACGACGGCGCCCGTTCCCGCTCCGGACGACGAAGACAGCGCCGGGTCCCGCACACCGGGGCCGTCGCAGGTCCCCGAGGCCGGCGGCACAGGCGCCTCGATCGCGGGCGGAGCAAGTCTTGCCGTCTCGTCGTCGTCGCCGCGCAAGGACGCGGCGTGGCAGCTCGTCGAATATCTGGTCTCGCCTGCGGTCCAGGCCGCGTTCCGCGAGCGAACCGGCGACCTGCCGTCGCGGCGCAGCGCCTGGGACGTGCACGGCCAGAACGACGATGACGGCGACGAACGAGTGCGCGCGTTTCGCACGCAGCTCGATCACCTCGCAGCCACGCCGCGCGTTCCGGAATGGGAACGGATTGCCGCGCGCATCACGCTCCATCTCGAGCGCGTCGTTCGCGGCGACACCGATCTCGACCATGGCCTGGCCGATCTCGATCGCGACGTCGATGCGATCCTTGCGAAGCGCCGATCGCTCGCCGGCGCGGCTGCGCGACGCCGTGGAGACGGCGCATGA